A region of Desulfolithobacter dissulfuricans DNA encodes the following proteins:
- a CDS encoding glycerophosphodiester phosphodiesterase, which translates to MFFDHLPETGFVCGHRGARSIAPENTLLALEKARDCGAHAWETDVRVSREGEPIIFHDDTLERTTDVASHSHFKDRRPWHTERFTVAELRELDAGSWFLETDPYCTVASGEVEEEEKDRIRGQKIPLLGEILSFTARHRFPVNLELKDLGTPPGDTLVVDRVLAMLEETGTMDLVLLSSFRHEYLRRARSLSSTLALGVLVEKKHPPDLIHYLKDLSAAAYHPSVQLLDLELVHELRRVGVRVNCWTVNDMTRAGELLQAGVGVITDWPQRLTGTTVYRSYP; encoded by the coding sequence TTGTTTTTTGACCACCTGCCCGAGACCGGTTTTGTCTGCGGCCACCGTGGAGCCCGGTCCATTGCCCCGGAAAACACCCTTCTGGCCCTGGAGAAGGCCAGGGACTGCGGTGCCCACGCCTGGGAGACCGATGTGCGGGTCAGCAGGGAAGGTGAACCGATCATCTTCCACGATGACACCCTGGAGCGGACCACCGATGTGGCCAGCCATTCCCACTTCAAGGACCGCCGCCCCTGGCATACGGAGCGGTTCACTGTTGCCGAACTCCGGGAGTTGGACGCCGGGTCCTGGTTCCTGGAGACCGATCCGTATTGCACCGTGGCGTCGGGCGAGGTGGAAGAGGAGGAGAAAGACAGGATCAGGGGACAGAAGATTCCCCTGCTTGGCGAGATACTGTCCTTCACGGCCAGACACCGTTTTCCGGTCAACCTGGAACTCAAGGATCTCGGCACCCCGCCCGGGGACACCCTGGTTGTGGACCGGGTCCTGGCCATGCTCGAAGAAACCGGGACCATGGATCTGGTCCTGCTCTCCTCCTTCCGCCACGAATACCTCCGACGGGCCCGCAGCCTGAGCTCAACCCTGGCCCTCGGGGTGCTGGTCGAGAAGAAACATCCCCCGGACCTGATCCACTATCTCAAGGACCTCTCAGCCGCCGCCTACCACCCATCCGTACAACTCCTGGACCTGGAGTTGGTCCATGAACTGCGCCGGGTGGGAGTGCGGGTCAACTGCTGGACCGTAAACGACATGACCCGGGCCGGAGAACTACTCCAGGCCGGGGTCGGAGTCATCACCGACTGGCCGCAACGCCTTACAGGCACGACCGTGTACAGGAGTTATCCATGA
- a CDS encoding glycerol-3-phosphate dehydrogenase/oxidase, with translation MKRERMLKTIHEQGDTPWDIIVIGGGATGLGTALDAASRGYRTLLLEQSDFTKGTSSRSTKLVHGGVRYLAQGDISLVLEALHERGLMRRNAPHLVKNQSFIIPNYDWWDGPFYTVGMKVYDMMAGKLGLGPSQSLSREEVLRAIPNLKTEGLRGGVIYYDGQFDDSRLAINIAQTCAEHGGVVVNYMRVTGLLKNDDGLVCGVEAVDQENGDTYRLQGRSVVNATGVFVDEIMHMDDPGAPRLVRPSQGVHIILDKEFLRGDSAIMIPKTSDGRVLFAVPWHERVVVGTTDTPLEECSLEPRALEEEVDFILSTAKKYLTREPQRCDILSIFAGLRPLAAPREGSDATATKEISRNHHLRVSISGLVTITGGKWTTYRKMAQDTVDKAAMVGGLESRKCLTENMPIHGWLSNVDYHDPLYYYGSDADYMRDIVSEHPELGRKLHARLPYTAIEVTWSARYEMARTVEDILARRQRALFLDARAAIDMAPEVARILAMELERDANWQKEQVETFTDLARGYYLED, from the coding sequence ATGAAACGCGAACGCATGCTGAAAACCATCCACGAACAGGGCGACACCCCCTGGGACATCATCGTCATCGGCGGCGGGGCCACCGGTCTCGGCACGGCCCTGGACGCCGCCTCGAGAGGGTACCGCACCCTGCTGCTGGAGCAATCCGACTTCACCAAGGGAACCTCGAGCCGATCCACCAAGCTGGTCCACGGCGGGGTCCGCTACCTGGCCCAGGGCGACATCTCCCTGGTACTCGAGGCCCTTCACGAGCGGGGACTCATGCGCCGGAACGCTCCCCACCTGGTCAAGAACCAGTCGTTCATCATCCCCAACTACGACTGGTGGGACGGTCCCTTCTACACCGTGGGCATGAAGGTCTATGACATGATGGCCGGCAAGCTGGGCCTGGGCCCCTCCCAGTCCCTGTCGCGCGAGGAGGTCCTGCGTGCCATCCCCAACCTGAAGACCGAGGGGCTGCGCGGTGGGGTCATCTATTACGACGGCCAGTTCGACGACTCGCGCCTCGCCATCAACATCGCCCAGACCTGTGCCGAACATGGCGGGGTAGTGGTCAACTACATGCGAGTTACCGGGCTGTTGAAAAACGATGATGGTCTTGTCTGCGGAGTGGAGGCCGTGGACCAGGAGAACGGCGACACCTACCGGCTGCAAGGCCGCAGCGTGGTCAATGCCACCGGGGTGTTTGTCGATGAGATCATGCACATGGACGACCCCGGGGCGCCGCGCCTTGTCCGCCCCAGCCAGGGAGTCCATATCATCCTGGACAAGGAATTTCTCAGGGGGGATTCGGCGATCATGATCCCGAAAACTTCGGACGGCCGGGTCCTCTTTGCCGTCCCGTGGCACGAACGGGTGGTGGTCGGCACCACCGATACGCCTCTGGAGGAGTGCTCCCTGGAACCGCGGGCCCTGGAAGAAGAAGTCGATTTTATCCTGTCCACGGCCAAGAAATACCTGACCCGGGAGCCGCAGCGGTGCGATATCCTCTCCATCTTCGCCGGGCTGCGTCCCCTGGCCGCTCCCAGGGAGGGCAGCGACGCCACGGCCACAAAGGAGATCTCCCGCAACCACCACCTGCGGGTCTCCATCTCCGGCCTGGTAACAATCACCGGCGGCAAGTGGACCACCTACCGCAAGATGGCCCAGGACACCGTGGACAAGGCCGCCATGGTCGGCGGCCTGGAAAGCAGGAAATGCCTGACCGAGAACATGCCCATCCACGGATGGCTGTCCAATGTGGATTACCACGACCCACTCTACTACTACGGCTCGGACGCCGACTATATGCGTGACATTGTCTCGGAACACCCGGAACTGGGCCGGAAACTCCATGCCCGGCTACCCTACACCGCCATCGAGGTCACTTGGTCGGCCCGCTATGAAATGGCCCGGACAGTGGAAGATATCCTGGCAAGGCGGCAACGGGCCCTGTTCCTTGATGCCAGGGCCGCCATCGACATGGCGCCGGAGGTGGCCCGCATCCTGGCCATGGAACTGGAACGGGATGCAAACTGGCAAAAAGAGCAGGTGGAAACGTTTACCGACCTTGCCCGGGGCTATTACCTGGAAGACTGA
- a CDS encoding sensor histidine kinase: MISRDELYDLVISGLPVALFVVDGDFAIIEFNVAAEKLTGWKREEVLGRPCFEILGSSLCRSSCPLRESEKTGKPCLGREAVLHTRNGKRMPIFFSSSAMLDDQGRMKAGIEVFRDATEIKKLEAQKKNLISLFTHDLKAPVAIVGGFVDRLLQEKAGPLTDKQGEYLRAIRKEISRLENYIHSFLDISRIEAGQVELQLEEQPIGPLLTEIVQGFRVPAADKKIHISLDIQDNLPPVKVDSLQFTRVISNLLDNAIKYSAPGKEVRVSAREEGEDLVIEIQDQGPGIAPDQQEHIFDAFYRIPGTRKKAGGSGLGLAAVRAIMEAHGGRAWVESKEGEGSRFKVAVPKQAPPCVQSSR; this comes from the coding sequence ATGATCAGCAGGGATGAACTGTACGATCTCGTTATCAGCGGGCTGCCGGTCGCCCTGTTTGTGGTCGATGGTGATTTTGCAATTATCGAGTTCAACGTGGCGGCGGAAAAACTGACCGGCTGGAAACGTGAGGAAGTCCTGGGCCGGCCCTGTTTCGAGATCCTGGGTTCGAGTCTCTGTCGGTCCAGCTGTCCCCTGCGGGAAAGCGAGAAAACCGGGAAACCCTGTCTGGGCCGGGAAGCGGTACTCCATACCCGAAACGGCAAGAGAATGCCGATATTTTTTTCCAGCTCGGCCATGCTCGATGATCAGGGACGGATGAAGGCGGGTATCGAGGTGTTTCGGGATGCGACCGAGATAAAAAAGCTCGAAGCCCAGAAAAAGAACCTCATCTCACTCTTTACCCATGACCTCAAGGCCCCGGTGGCCATTGTCGGTGGCTTTGTCGATCGCCTGCTGCAGGAAAAGGCCGGGCCGCTGACCGACAAGCAGGGTGAGTATCTGCGGGCCATCCGCAAGGAGATATCCCGCCTGGAAAACTATATCCATTCCTTTCTGGACATCAGCCGCATTGAGGCCGGCCAGGTCGAGCTGCAGCTCGAGGAGCAGCCCATCGGTCCGCTGCTTACGGAGATCGTCCAGGGGTTCCGGGTGCCGGCTGCCGATAAAAAAATCCATATCTCTCTGGATATACAGGATAACCTGCCGCCCGTAAAGGTGGATTCCCTCCAGTTTACCCGGGTCATTTCCAACCTGCTCGATAACGCCATCAAGTACTCGGCCCCGGGCAAGGAGGTCCGGGTCAGCGCCCGGGAAGAGGGCGAAGACCTGGTCATCGAGATTCAGGACCAGGGCCCGGGTATCGCCCCGGATCAGCAGGAGCATATCTTCGACGCCTTCTACCGCATCCCGGGAACTCGGAAAAAGGCCGGCGGCAGTGGCCTTGGCCTGGCCGCGGTCCGGGCCATCATGGAGGCCCATGGCGGCCGGGCCTGGGTGGAGAGCAAGGAGGGTGAGGGAAGCCGCTTCAAGGTAGCGGTGCCCAAACAGGCCCCGCCCTGTGTTCAGTCTTCCAGGTAA
- a CDS encoding N-acyl homoserine lactonase family protein: MSSYIIHPIVMGTKIFDKGMMTYQHDYGTPYTIPIYCWYLEGGDRTILIDTGEMHPVQSEDREKAIGGKIHTFEEGLARHGLTPADIDMVIHTHLHADHCENDYKCENARFFIHEKELETIENPHPLDYRYVEDFIFEIRDREQIEVVRADGELVPGISVLHTPAHTPGGMTVFVDTPRGRVAITGFCVIRENFEPPVQIRAMEMEVIPPGTSVNTYEAYDILVKVRDMADYVIPLHEPEFASGEAIS, encoded by the coding sequence ATGAGCAGCTACATCATCCACCCCATCGTCATGGGAACCAAGATTTTTGACAAGGGTATGATGACCTATCAGCACGACTACGGGACCCCGTATACCATCCCTATTTACTGCTGGTACCTGGAAGGGGGGGACCGCACCATCCTGATTGATACCGGCGAGATGCATCCGGTGCAGTCCGAGGACCGGGAAAAGGCCATCGGCGGCAAAATCCATACCTTCGAGGAGGGGTTGGCCCGCCATGGCCTCACCCCGGCGGATATCGACATGGTCATCCATACCCATCTCCATGCCGATCACTGTGAAAATGACTATAAATGTGAAAATGCCCGGTTCTTTATCCATGAAAAGGAGCTGGAAACCATCGAAAATCCCCATCCTCTGGATTACCGCTATGTGGAGGATTTCATTTTCGAGATCCGCGACCGGGAGCAGATCGAAGTGGTCCGCGCCGATGGGGAACTGGTTCCCGGGATTTCGGTCCTCCATACCCCGGCCCATACCCCGGGCGGCATGACTGTCTTTGTGGACACGCCCCGGGGTCGGGTCGCCATCACCGGATTCTGCGTGATCCGTGAGAACTTTGAGCCGCCGGTCCAGATCCGGGCCATGGAAATGGAGGTGATTCCACCGGGTACCAGCGTCAACACGTATGAGGCCTACGATATCCTGGTCAAGGTCCGGGACATGGCCGACTATGTTATTCCACTGCATGAACCTGAGTTTGCCTCCGGGGAGGCGATTTCCTGA
- the mutL gene encoding DNA mismatch repair endonuclease MutL — protein sequence MSRIRILSEQLANQIAAGEVVERPASVVKELVENSLDAGGSRIQVQVEGSGTRLIRVVDDGIGMDSDDVLLCLERHATSKLFSEDQLAAIATLGFRGEALPSIGSVSRMTILSRPRTADMGTRAEMRYGILHAIHEDGCRQGTVIEVRGLFGNVPARRKFLKSARTELYHIEEVLRDQALAHPGVGFVLQVEGRTVLDLQPGEDLETRVRQIYQVQDQLLPVSFQENTGLGLELEGYLLESGTSQSRVRRLRILVNNRPVQDRMLLHGVREGMRESLMTGQQPAGVLLLHLPPDQVDVNVHPAKREIRFRRSQEVHRLLVRGIREAVARFQDEFRSHLFAVPDLRAPAGAAPATDDQPVQRSLGGVWRPSSAPARNQAATGEIPCESTPETYPPPGPPPVQPDQPPVSVRLAEPDPDAATRGAGGRPWMGCRSSASSLIFTCSASGG from the coding sequence GAACGGCCGGCCTCGGTGGTCAAGGAGCTGGTGGAAAACAGCCTGGATGCCGGTGGTTCCAGGATCCAGGTCCAGGTGGAGGGCAGCGGCACCCGGCTGATCCGGGTGGTGGATGACGGAATCGGCATGGACAGTGATGATGTTTTACTCTGCCTGGAGCGGCATGCCACCTCCAAGCTTTTCAGCGAAGACCAGCTGGCGGCCATCGCCACCCTGGGGTTTCGAGGCGAGGCCCTGCCCAGTATAGGTTCGGTGTCCAGGATGACGATTCTCTCGCGGCCGCGGACAGCGGACATGGGAACCCGGGCCGAGATGCGCTACGGGATCCTGCACGCCATCCACGAGGATGGCTGCCGCCAGGGGACGGTCATCGAGGTTCGCGGCCTGTTTGGCAATGTGCCGGCCCGGAGGAAATTTCTCAAGTCAGCCCGGACCGAACTGTATCACATCGAAGAGGTCCTGCGCGACCAGGCCCTGGCTCATCCCGGGGTGGGCTTTGTTCTCCAGGTCGAAGGCCGGACTGTCCTGGACCTGCAGCCGGGGGAGGACCTGGAGACCCGGGTACGACAGATCTACCAGGTCCAGGATCAGCTGCTGCCGGTATCCTTCCAGGAAAATACTGGTCTTGGCCTGGAGCTTGAGGGGTATCTGCTGGAGTCGGGTACCAGCCAGTCCCGGGTCCGCAGATTGCGCATCCTGGTCAATAACCGTCCGGTGCAGGACCGTATGCTCCTCCACGGTGTGCGCGAGGGCATGCGGGAATCTCTCATGACCGGCCAGCAGCCGGCCGGGGTCCTGCTGCTGCACCTGCCTCCGGATCAGGTGGACGTGAACGTCCATCCGGCAAAGCGGGAGATTCGTTTCCGCCGCAGCCAGGAGGTGCACCGGCTGCTGGTCAGAGGTATCAGGGAGGCCGTGGCCCGCTTCCAGGATGAGTTCCGGTCCCATCTCTTTGCTGTTCCTGACCTTCGAGCGCCCGCCGGAGCTGCTCCTGCTACCGATGACCAGCCTGTCCAGCGATCCCTTGGTGGAGTGTGGCGGCCATCCTCCGCCCCGGCCCGGAACCAGGCGGCCACCGGGGAGATACCTTGTGAATCGACCCCTGAGACGTACCCGCCTCCCGGTCCTCCCCCGGTCCAGCCCGACCAGCCCCCGGTCTCCGTGCGCCTGGCGGAGCCGGACCCGGACGCAGCAACCCGGGGAGCAGGGGGCAGGCCCTGGATGGGCTGCAGGTCATCGGCCAGCTCTTTGATCTTTACCTGCTCTGCCAGCGGGGGATGA
- a CDS encoding ABC transporter permease: protein MIRSLPNSRAYTWSFHLFVICYFIFLFAPLAVTCVLAFNDSDFPSLPWYGFTLDWFTSPGPERIGIFHDEQNLRSIWVSFKTAFWVSLFSTTVGTCTAFLFEQEEFPFKNGLYFLMLAPLVIPGVILGISLLLAANTAGTFFENTFGLDIGLFRPSFWLVVLGQFSFITTFVALVVSARLRKFDRSLEEAAMILGATRLEAIRLITLRYLRPAIIGAAAVAFLMSFENFNTTLFLIGSEPTLPINLYLQVRDGSTPVINAISLLLITGTSCLALLNLYFSKKEV, encoded by the coding sequence ATGATACGTTCGCTGCCCAATTCCAGGGCCTATACCTGGTCATTTCATCTCTTTGTCATCTGCTATTTCATCTTTCTGTTCGCGCCGCTGGCCGTAACCTGCGTCCTGGCCTTCAATGACTCGGATTTTCCGTCCCTGCCCTGGTACGGCTTCACCCTGGACTGGTTCACCTCGCCCGGGCCGGAACGGATCGGCATCTTCCATGACGAGCAGAACCTCCGTTCCATCTGGGTCAGCTTCAAGACCGCCTTCTGGGTCTCCCTGTTCAGCACCACGGTGGGTACCTGCACCGCCTTTCTCTTTGAACAGGAGGAGTTCCCCTTCAAAAACGGGCTCTACTTTCTGATGCTGGCGCCACTGGTCATCCCCGGGGTTATCCTGGGCATTTCACTCCTTCTGGCCGCCAACACTGCCGGAACCTTTTTCGAGAACACCTTTGGCCTGGATATCGGCCTGTTCCGTCCCAGTTTCTGGCTGGTGGTGCTCGGCCAGTTCTCGTTCATCACCACCTTTGTGGCCCTGGTGGTCTCGGCCCGGCTGCGTAAATTCGACCGCTCCCTGGAAGAGGCGGCCATGATCCTCGGCGCCACCCGGCTGGAAGCCATCCGCCTCATCACCCTGCGCTACCTGCGGCCGGCCATCATCGGCGCGGCGGCCGTGGCCTTTCTGATGAGTTTTGAGAACTTCAACACCACGCTCTTCCTGATCGGCTCGGAACCGACCCTGCCCATCAACCTGTACCTGCAGGTGCGGGACGGGTCCACCCCGGTGATCAACGCCATCTCGCTGCTACTTATCACCGGTACATCCTGCCTGGCTCTTTTGAACCTCTATTTCAGCAAAAAAGAGGTCTGA